The Gemmatimonadota bacterium genome has a segment encoding these proteins:
- a CDS encoding GMC family oxidoreductase, giving the protein MSDQPRAVQYRTTDVVDFVIVGSGAAGGVLAKELSTRGHSVVVLEQGPRLGEKEFGHGEIKYWMNGELHSKSPYTWRQKPTEEAKTGQGFLLYATLVGGSSVHMTANFWRFRPVDFKERSLLGAISGTGFADWPITYDELEPYYTKVDWEVGVSGVPEPGSPRRSRPYPMPPVPVKSAGVLLERAAKKLGYKPFPAPMAILSREHNGRLPCQHCGFCMGHGCEYGAKSSSLASMIPVAERTGRCEIRANCAVRDVELDAKGRATGVVYFDKDKKEQRQRAKAVILACNGAETPRLLLTATSKLFPNGLANSSGLVGKYLMFNGGATLRGEYEHPLNEYKSVEVTRLLLDWYDSDPKRGFYGGGGIDSRFDAALPVQFALNTPQGMRGWGADYKKWLAHAFTRNMELFSHTTSLPVETNSITLDPKLKDAFGRPAIRVTYADHADDIKIMRYLWDRSKELHDAAGAKRTWGNPPGVQSGTAHLLGTARMGNDPKASVVDKFHRTHDVKNLFICDGSSLVTSGRGQPTMTIMALAFRAGEKISEFAKRGEV; this is encoded by the coding sequence ATGAGCGATCAACCGCGCGCGGTGCAGTACCGCACGACTGATGTTGTCGATTTCGTGATTGTCGGGTCCGGGGCGGCCGGCGGTGTTCTCGCGAAGGAGTTGTCCACGCGCGGGCATTCGGTTGTGGTCCTGGAGCAGGGGCCGCGCCTGGGCGAGAAGGAGTTCGGACACGGCGAGATCAAGTACTGGATGAACGGTGAGCTGCACAGCAAGTCGCCGTATACGTGGCGACAGAAGCCGACCGAGGAGGCGAAGACGGGGCAGGGCTTCCTGCTGTATGCGACCCTGGTGGGCGGCAGCTCGGTGCACATGACCGCGAACTTCTGGCGCTTTCGGCCGGTCGACTTCAAGGAGCGGTCGCTGCTCGGTGCAATCAGCGGCACCGGCTTCGCCGATTGGCCGATCACCTACGACGAGCTGGAGCCCTACTATACGAAGGTGGATTGGGAGGTCGGGGTGTCCGGCGTTCCCGAGCCTGGGTCGCCGCGCCGTTCACGGCCGTACCCGATGCCGCCGGTTCCGGTGAAGTCGGCCGGGGTGCTCCTCGAGCGTGCCGCGAAGAAGCTGGGGTACAAGCCGTTCCCCGCGCCGATGGCGATCCTGTCGCGTGAGCACAATGGTCGGCTCCCGTGCCAGCACTGCGGCTTCTGCATGGGGCATGGGTGCGAGTATGGGGCCAAGAGTTCGTCGCTGGCGTCGATGATTCCCGTGGCCGAGCGTACGGGTCGGTGCGAGATTCGCGCCAATTGTGCGGTGCGAGATGTGGAGCTTGATGCGAAGGGTCGCGCCACCGGCGTGGTCTACTTCGACAAGGACAAGAAGGAGCAGCGGCAGCGCGCGAAGGCGGTGATCCTCGCCTGCAACGGTGCGGAAACGCCGCGCCTGCTGCTCACCGCCACGAGCAAGCTCTTTCCCAACGGGTTGGCCAACTCCTCCGGGCTCGTCGGCAAGTACCTGATGTTCAACGGTGGTGCGACGCTGCGTGGGGAGTACGAACATCCGCTCAACGAGTACAAGTCGGTGGAGGTGACGCGCCTCCTGCTCGACTGGTACGACAGCGACCCGAAGCGTGGGTTCTATGGTGGCGGCGGGATCGACTCCCGCTTTGATGCTGCGTTGCCGGTGCAGTTTGCGCTCAATACCCCGCAGGGAATGCGTGGCTGGGGGGCTGACTACAAGAAGTGGCTGGCACACGCCTTCACCCGCAACATGGAGTTGTTCTCGCACACGACGTCGTTGCCGGTCGAGACGAACTCCATCACCCTCGACCCGAAGCTCAAGGACGCCTTCGGCCGTCCGGCGATCCGCGTGACCTACGCCGATCACGCCGACGACATCAAGATCATGCGTTACCTGTGGGACCGGTCGAAGGAGCTGCACGACGCGGCCGGCGCCAAGCGGACATGGGGGAACCCGCCCGGGGTGCAATCCGGCACGGCGCACTTGTTAGGCACGGCGCGCATGGGGAACGACCCGAAGGCCAGCGTGGTCGACAAGTTCCACCGCACGCACGACGTGAAGAACCTCTTCATCTGCGACGGGTCGAGCCTGGTGACCTCCGGTCGCGGGCAGCCGACGATGACGATCATGGCGCTGGCCTTCCGTGCGGGGGAGAAGATCTCGGAGTTCGCGAAGCGCGGCGAGGTGTAG
- a CDS encoding patatin-like phospholipase family protein: MLSTNCLKTEREKPTRFQVLSLDGGGIRGVFSAAMLAAFEEDFAPLKVIDCFDLIAGTSTGGILALGLGLGYTPREMVEFYVELGPEIFANRAGWRDKMHWVAVKYPPARLAVALKKKFGERVFGESLKRLVIPAFNIGSNDVYVFRTAHLERLRRDHRLPAWHVAMATAAAPTYFPAHQLPGKERLIDGGVWANNPAMVAIAEVVGEPHLAVPLERVHMLSLGTIRAFHDPREKLDGAGRLGWARAATDVILDATSIGVSNQAGALLGDRFVRVNTRQAAAAVTLDNVTSVDAMLAAARHESRNMAPAVAKAFFKHRAAVFTPCHPPVPATMEGSA, encoded by the coding sequence GTGCTTTCGACGAACTGCCTGAAGACTGAGCGTGAGAAGCCCACGCGGTTCCAGGTTTTGAGTCTCGACGGTGGCGGCATCCGCGGTGTGTTCAGTGCCGCGATGCTCGCCGCCTTCGAGGAGGACTTCGCGCCGCTAAAGGTCATCGACTGCTTCGATCTGATCGCGGGCACGTCGACTGGCGGTATTCTCGCGCTTGGGCTAGGGTTGGGATACACGCCTCGTGAGATGGTCGAGTTCTACGTAGAACTCGGCCCCGAAATCTTTGCCAACCGCGCCGGGTGGCGAGATAAGATGCACTGGGTCGCCGTGAAGTATCCGCCGGCGCGGCTCGCAGTCGCGCTGAAGAAGAAGTTCGGTGAACGCGTATTCGGCGAGAGCTTGAAGCGCCTCGTGATCCCGGCGTTCAACATCGGGAGCAACGACGTCTACGTCTTCAGGACCGCCCACCTGGAGCGCCTACGTCGAGACCACCGGTTGCCAGCCTGGCACGTTGCGATGGCGACTGCCGCCGCTCCGACCTACTTCCCGGCCCACCAGCTTCCGGGCAAGGAGCGGCTGATTGATGGAGGCGTTTGGGCCAACAACCCTGCCATGGTCGCCATCGCTGAAGTCGTTGGCGAGCCGCATTTGGCCGTGCCCCTAGAGAGGGTACACATGCTAAGCCTAGGGACGATTAGGGCGTTCCACGATCCTCGTGAGAAACTCGACGGCGCCGGAAGGCTTGGCTGGGCCCGTGCGGCGACGGACGTGATCCTCGATGCGACCTCCATCGGTGTCTCCAATCAGGCTGGCGCACTGCTTGGCGACCGATTCGTTCGGGTGAACACCCGACAGGCAGCGGCCGCGGTCACGCTGGACAACGTCACATCGGTCGATGCAATGCTCGCCGCGGCCCGGCATGAGAGCCGTAATATGGCGCCGGCGGTCGCCAAAGCGTTCTTCAAGCATCGCGCGGCAGTCTTCACGCCGTGCCACCCTCCAGTGCCTGCCACCATGGAGGGCTCAGCGTGA
- a CDS encoding AarF/ABC1/UbiB kinase family protein, producing MRALVIVWYLGPLVVSFIRDWRRWIWWGSGVERTAAFHEARARRVVAVLARLGPSFVKMAQVFSSRSDLIPEPYVGALSTLTDQVPPVPVAAIRREIIQSYGRSADELFDRFDDVPLAAASLGQVHRATHRGREVVIKVLRPGVEELVRQDLAVFGPLVRWFERRFPNPHVHNARIVIEEFAVRVWEEMDFVLEAANATEIRTNFRGNPRIIVPEVVDELTRRRTLVLEYVEGRRVDRIDARPGEARQDPRGVVSGVMELYLKMMLVDGFFHADPHPGNVLVAPDGRIVILDFGMVIRVPKQMRADLVTTIFAAIRRDTDGILNGFRSLGLLEASTTNEQLRGLADRLMSIAYDPSTMAERVQMLAQEVIASLYDWPVRLTSEMVYFARTAALIEGLGVRYDPHFNPITFATPIAVRMRGDIMRSLDLADGKSPIDYPTIVGAVLGRTARRLVDWWNGLGETNGNGIGAHSANGNGVALLPAAKRDESGTAT from the coding sequence ATGCGCGCGCTGGTCATCGTCTGGTACCTGGGGCCCCTCGTCGTCTCGTTCATCCGGGACTGGCGGCGCTGGATCTGGTGGGGCAGTGGGGTCGAACGGACGGCGGCCTTTCACGAGGCGCGGGCCCGCCGGGTGGTAGCCGTGCTGGCCCGGCTCGGCCCGTCGTTCGTGAAGATGGCGCAGGTCTTTTCGTCCCGGTCGGACCTGATCCCCGAGCCGTATGTCGGCGCCCTGTCGACCCTGACGGACCAGGTCCCACCGGTCCCGGTGGCGGCGATCCGGCGCGAGATCATCCAGTCGTATGGGCGGAGCGCGGACGAGCTGTTTGACCGGTTTGATGACGTGCCGCTGGCGGCCGCATCGTTAGGCCAGGTGCATCGCGCGACACATCGCGGGCGCGAGGTCGTCATCAAGGTGTTGCGGCCGGGAGTGGAAGAACTCGTCCGGCAGGACCTGGCGGTCTTTGGCCCGCTGGTCCGCTGGTTCGAGCGGCGGTTCCCCAACCCGCACGTGCACAACGCGCGCATCGTGATCGAGGAGTTTGCGGTGCGCGTGTGGGAAGAGATGGACTTCGTGCTCGAAGCGGCGAACGCGACCGAGATCCGCACGAACTTCCGCGGCAACCCTCGAATCATTGTACCCGAGGTCGTCGACGAGCTGACCAGGCGCCGCACCCTCGTCCTCGAGTATGTCGAAGGGCGCCGCGTCGATCGGATCGATGCGCGGCCGGGCGAGGCCCGGCAGGATCCGCGAGGGGTGGTGAGCGGGGTGATGGAGCTGTACCTGAAGATGATGCTCGTCGACGGCTTCTTTCACGCGGACCCGCACCCGGGGAACGTGCTGGTCGCGCCGGACGGACGCATCGTCATCCTCGACTTCGGCATGGTCATCCGCGTGCCCAAGCAGATGCGGGCCGACCTGGTCACGACGATCTTCGCGGCGATTCGCCGAGATACCGACGGGATCCTGAACGGCTTTCGGTCCCTGGGCCTGCTCGAGGCCTCGACGACCAACGAGCAACTGCGGGGACTCGCCGACCGCTTGATGTCGATCGCGTACGATCCGTCCACGATGGCGGAGCGCGTCCAGATGCTGGCCCAGGAGGTCATCGCCAGCCTGTACGACTGGCCGGTGCGCCTCACGAGCGAGATGGTCTACTTCGCACGCACCGCCGCCCTCATCGAAGGGCTCGGCGTACGCTACGATCCGCACTTCAACCCGATCACCTTCGCCACGCCGATCGCCGTGCGGATGCGGGGCGACATCATGCGCTCGCTCGACCTCGCGGACGGGAAGTCGCCGATCGACTATCCGACGATTGTCGGCGCCGTGCTGGGGCGGACCGCGCGTCGACTCGTGGACTGGTGGAACGGGCTGGGCGAGACGAACGGCAACGGGATTGGAGCGCACTCAGCCAATGGGAACGGCGTCGCCCTCCTCCCAGCCGCAAAACGGGACGAATCCGGCACGGCCACTTGA
- a CDS encoding PIN domain-containing protein, whose translation MRVALDTNVVFAAFATRGLCADLLQVVLAEHQLVLGETVLTEVQRTLTKKLRLPAHRAEEIVSLLREQAVEVVGDAPPCPIQVRDPADQYVLAEAIA comes from the coding sequence GTGAGGGTCGCGCTCGACACCAACGTCGTCTTCGCCGCGTTCGCGACCCGCGGCCTCTGCGCCGATCTCTTGCAGGTCGTGCTCGCCGAGCATCAGTTGGTCCTCGGGGAGACCGTGCTCACGGAAGTCCAACGCACGCTCACCAAAAAGCTGCGCCTGCCCGCCCACCGCGCGGAGGAGATTGTCAGCCTTCTGCGTGAGCAGGCGGTCGAGGTCGTCGGCGACGCACCGCCCTGTCCCATTCAGGTCCGGGATCCGGCCGACCAGTATGTGCTCGCCGAAGCGATTGCGTGA
- a CDS encoding ribbon-helix-helix protein, CopG family: MKTAALTIRLDRDLARQLARAAKCTGRSRSDLVRDAVRRQLALAQFQELRRQVLPLAEAAGYLTDEDVFRDLS; the protein is encoded by the coding sequence ATGAAGACCGCCGCACTCACTATCCGCCTCGATCGGGACCTCGCGCGTCAGCTCGCCCGGGCGGCCAAGTGCACGGGACGCTCGCGCAGTGACCTCGTGCGCGACGCCGTCCGGCGGCAGCTCGCGCTCGCGCAGTTCCAGGAGCTCCGGCGACAGGTGCTCCCGCTCGCTGAGGCCGCTGGGTATCTCACCGACGAGGATGTCTTCCGCGACCTTTCGTGA
- a CDS encoding transcriptional regulator — translation MKRAVFEELLASATEALEHAQGKRELRTTVLPPAPAPVSAAQVRQLRRRLNASQAVFARYLNVSTKLVQAWEADRRRPDGPALVLLRLGTRDPATLTATAYGVDAAALRANDRRVKSPGVKRPVKRRGTKAA, via the coding sequence ATGAAGCGAGCGGTATTTGAGGAGCTCCTGGCGTCGGCGACAGAGGCGCTGGAACATGCACAGGGCAAGCGCGAACTCCGCACGACCGTGCTGCCCCCCGCCCCAGCGCCGGTCAGCGCGGCGCAAGTTCGCCAATTGCGCCGCCGACTGAACGCATCCCAGGCGGTGTTCGCGCGCTATCTGAACGTGAGCACGAAGCTGGTGCAAGCCTGGGAGGCCGATCGCCGCCGCCCCGATGGCCCGGCGCTCGTCCTGCTGCGCCTCGGGACGCGGGATCCTGCGACGCTGACGGCGACCGCGTATGGCGTGGACGCAGCGGCGTTGCGGGCCAACGATCGTCGGGTCAAGTCACCCGGCGTCAAGCGTCCGGTGAAGCGACGAGGAACGAAGGCGGCATAA
- a CDS encoding gluconate 2-dehydrogenase subunit 3 family protein, with translation MTSRRSFVGHIAGIGSAVALADWALVDDALAHAAAAVAAQPRPAFKVLSAAEGRDLEAITSRIVPTTDTPGAREAGVVFFIDQALTTFQKDALGDLRKALTELNQRAGRVRRGASFAALTEAQQDAILVAYDGQDGFGLLRFLTFMGMFGEPSFGGNRNEVGWKLLDFRAHGPHKPPFGYYDAQVTK, from the coding sequence GTGACTTCTCGACGTTCCTTCGTCGGCCACATCGCCGGGATCGGATCCGCCGTCGCCCTCGCGGACTGGGCCCTCGTCGATGACGCCCTCGCGCACGCTGCCGCGGCCGTCGCGGCGCAGCCCCGCCCGGCCTTCAAGGTCTTGAGTGCCGCCGAGGGGCGGGATCTGGAGGCGATCACGTCGCGCATTGTGCCGACGACCGATACCCCCGGTGCCCGCGAGGCGGGGGTCGTCTTCTTCATCGACCAGGCGCTCACGACCTTCCAGAAGGACGCGCTCGGCGACCTGCGCAAGGCGCTCACGGAGCTCAACCAGCGCGCCGGACGGGTGCGTCGTGGGGCGTCGTTCGCCGCGCTCACCGAGGCCCAACAGGACGCCATCCTCGTGGCCTATGATGGACAAGACGGATTCGGGCTGCTGCGGTTCCTCACCTTCATGGGGATGTTCGGCGAGCCGTCGTTTGGCGGCAATCGCAACGAGGTCGGGTGGAAGCTCCTCGACTTCCGGGCGCATGGCCCGCACAAGCCGCCGTTTGGCTACTACGACGCGCAGGTGACGAAATGA
- the mtgA gene encoding monofunctional biosynthetic peptidoglycan transglycosylase has product MRQVRRFLLLLALLGLVGPFVLILPLNLIQPLTTMVMIRRAGQRLSEGKRPIYPRRDIVGRDELSPHLRRAVLASEDDRFYLHFGLDFEEIENALERAKRGRRLRGASTITQQVAKNVFLWEGRSFVRKGYEAYLTIVLEICLSKERILDLYLNLAEWGDGVFGAEMAARTHFKKSAKSLTREEAARLAAILPAPRRWSPRGSIASARIGTILARMRYAAPKEAPPEPRRTRRKT; this is encoded by the coding sequence CTGCGACAGGTCCGACGGTTCCTCCTCCTCCTGGCCCTACTCGGCCTCGTGGGGCCGTTCGTCCTGATCCTCCCGCTCAACCTGATCCAGCCGCTGACCACCATGGTCATGATCCGGCGCGCAGGGCAGCGGCTGTCCGAGGGGAAGCGGCCGATCTATCCGCGGCGCGACATCGTTGGACGCGACGAGCTCTCCCCGCACCTGCGACGTGCCGTGCTGGCCAGCGAGGACGACCGCTTTTACCTGCACTTCGGCCTGGACTTCGAGGAGATCGAGAACGCCCTGGAGCGTGCGAAACGCGGGCGTCGGTTGCGCGGGGCATCGACGATCACGCAGCAGGTGGCGAAGAATGTCTTCCTGTGGGAGGGGCGCTCGTTCGTGCGGAAGGGGTACGAGGCTTACCTGACGATCGTGCTGGAGATCTGCCTGTCCAAGGAGCGCATCCTCGACCTCTACCTTAATCTTGCCGAGTGGGGCGATGGGGTTTTTGGGGCGGAGATGGCGGCGCGGACGCACTTCAAGAAGTCCGCGAAGTCGCTCACCCGGGAAGAAGCGGCGCGTCTGGCAGCGATCCTCCCTGCTCCGCGTCGTTGGTCACCGCGCGGGTCAATTGCCTCGGCGCGCATCGGGACCATCCTCGCGCGGATGCGATACGCGGCGCCGAAGGAGGCGCCACCCGAGCCGCGCCGGACCCGCAGGAAGACCTAG
- a CDS encoding nucleotidyltransferase, with protein sequence MIFLSEASREIDRQIQLLDLPSELSKEAVAEYGRIARWLGAVDSPLAEYKLDLYPQGSFRLGTPIRPITHEDEFDIDLVCQLKIEKERTTQADLKELVGARLSEDPNAWGKLKERRRCWTIFYEKKFHLDVLPTIPDAEHRDTGILVTDTDLVRWQFSNPLGYSRWFYERMHTFVREERAALAKSLEVDIEDVPEWGVRTPLQRAVQVLKRHRDVHFSGDLERRPASIILTTLAGRAYGGEPDLSRALVQIIEGMGDHIDDRDGQWWIPNPAHVKENFADKWNEKPALRDAFLRWRDKVYEDMEALASTSSHRDAALLLEKSLHGRRALATTSVASAHLPGGIPEVDSLVHRQTPPWPIMERYECSVSARSSLPSGGGRWRYLAVPRAPKNTTLEFQARTNAPLPYEIFWQITNTGAEAREAGQMRGGFDRGSAPRGESRTETTRYNGTHLVQAFVVKDGDLVARSREVRVRIEKR encoded by the coding sequence GTGATATTCCTGAGCGAAGCGTCGCGTGAGATCGACCGCCAAATCCAGTTGCTCGACCTACCGTCAGAACTGTCCAAAGAGGCGGTTGCCGAATACGGCCGGATTGCACGGTGGCTCGGAGCGGTGGACTCACCGTTGGCCGAGTACAAGCTCGATTTGTACCCCCAAGGCTCGTTCCGGCTTGGGACGCCCATCCGGCCGATCACGCATGAGGACGAATTCGACATCGACCTCGTCTGCCAGCTGAAGATTGAGAAGGAGAGGACGACGCAGGCCGACCTCAAGGAGTTGGTCGGCGCGCGCCTCAGTGAGGATCCTAATGCTTGGGGCAAGCTCAAGGAGCGCCGCCGCTGCTGGACGATCTTCTACGAGAAGAAATTCCATCTTGATGTCTTGCCGACCATCCCCGACGCGGAGCACCGGGACACTGGCATCCTGGTTACGGACACCGACTTGGTCCGCTGGCAGTTCAGCAACCCTCTGGGTTACTCGCGCTGGTTCTACGAGCGCATGCACACCTTCGTGCGTGAGGAGCGTGCTGCTCTCGCCAAATCGCTCGAGGTGGACATCGAGGATGTCCCCGAATGGGGCGTTCGCACGCCTCTGCAGCGCGCGGTTCAGGTACTGAAGCGGCATCGCGACGTCCACTTCAGCGGCGACCTCGAGCGCCGACCCGCCTCCATCATTCTCACGACCCTTGCCGGTCGGGCATATGGCGGCGAGCCTGACCTTTCGCGCGCACTCGTGCAGATCATCGAAGGGATGGGCGATCACATCGATGATCGCGACGGCCAGTGGTGGATCCCTAACCCCGCACACGTTAAGGAGAACTTCGCAGACAAGTGGAATGAGAAGCCGGCGCTGCGTGACGCCTTCCTTCGCTGGAGGGACAAGGTGTACGAGGACATGGAAGCACTAGCCAGTACCTCGTCGCATCGGGACGCTGCGCTGCTTCTTGAGAAGAGCCTTCACGGCCGCCGCGCGCTCGCAACGACGTCTGTCGCGAGCGCGCACCTACCCGGTGGCATCCCCGAGGTAGACTCACTCGTGCACCGCCAGACACCGCCATGGCCCATTATGGAGCGGTATGAGTGCAGCGTCTCGGCGCGGTCGTCCCTGCCTTCCGGCGGCGGGCGATGGCGCTACCTGGCTGTTCCCCGCGCCCCGAAGAATACGACGTTAGAGTTTCAAGCGCGCACGAACGCGCCGCTGCCGTATGAGATCTTCTGGCAGATCACCAACACTGGCGCGGAGGCCCGTGAAGCAGGCCAGATGCGAGGGGGATTCGACCGCGGTAGTGCGCCTCGCGGCGAGTCGCGAACGGAGACGACGCGGTACAACGGGACTCACCTCGTGCAGGCGTTCGTCGTGAAGGACGGCGATCTCGTAGCCCGGTCGCGCGAGGTGCGCGTGCGGATCGAGAAGCGCTAG
- a CDS encoding nuclear transport factor 2 family protein yields MTPRKLALALALFAAPSLAAQDEANRRSTAEIRALFEQFNAAWERRDPTFIDRFYAHDATGVFFFERRQLLGWPRVDTLYRNMFASASRGRVRSLFDVLDVGARGNLGWLAANFRLEVIEASGDTTVDEGRQSLVLERRDGRWVVVHRHTSFQAPPGAQRRVPLHVTPGPLWSPADDTTGGPDAREIRRRRESSNAAIARHDSAGFAQILAPGISVVTSTSVHSHDRDAYVASMVDRFRALPDVVYRRTPSEVAVFAPWRMASERGTWTGSWTEPDGKVSVGGSYFAKWRQLNGVWFVESETYVPERCRGSAYCGRVP; encoded by the coding sequence ATGACCCCCCGGAAGCTGGCCCTCGCCCTCGCCCTGTTCGCCGCACCGTCCCTGGCCGCCCAGGATGAAGCGAACCGGCGGTCTACCGCAGAGATTCGGGCCCTCTTTGAACAATTCAACGCCGCGTGGGAGCGGCGTGATCCCACCTTTATCGACCGTTTCTACGCCCACGACGCGACCGGGGTCTTCTTTTTCGAGCGCCGGCAGCTGCTCGGCTGGCCGCGGGTGGACACCCTCTATAGAAACATGTTCGCCAGCGCCTCCCGGGGCCGTGTCCGGTCGCTCTTCGACGTGCTCGACGTCGGCGCCCGCGGCAACCTCGGCTGGCTCGCCGCGAACTTCCGGCTGGAGGTGATCGAGGCCTCCGGCGACACGACCGTGGACGAAGGCAGGCAGTCGTTGGTCCTCGAGCGTCGCGATGGGCGGTGGGTGGTGGTCCACCGCCATACCTCGTTCCAGGCCCCGCCGGGTGCCCAGCGGCGCGTGCCGCTGCACGTCACCCCGGGGCCGTTGTGGTCGCCCGCCGACGACACCACTGGTGGACCGGACGCCAGGGAGATCCGGCGGCGGCGGGAGTCATCGAACGCCGCGATTGCGCGACACGACAGTGCGGGGTTTGCCCAGATCCTTGCCCCGGGCATCTCGGTGGTGACGTCGACGTCGGTGCATTCCCACGACCGAGACGCCTACGTCGCGTCCATGGTCGACAGGTTTCGCGCGCTCCCGGACGTGGTGTACCGCCGGACGCCGAGCGAGGTCGCGGTGTTCGCGCCCTGGCGGATGGCGAGCGAGCGGGGGACGTGGACGGGCTCCTGGACGGAGCCGGACGGGAAGGTGAGTGTCGGGGGGTCCTACTTCGCGAAGTGGCGCCAGCTCAACGGGGTGTGGTTCGTGGAGAGCGAGACGTACGTCCCGGAGCGGTGCAGGGGCAGCGCGTACTGCGGCCGCGTGCCTTGA